A single genomic interval of Bacteroidales bacterium harbors:
- a CDS encoding T9SS type A sorting domain-containing protein yields the protein WSIIPGATNIQYTTPPNLTSITYYRCKVSFSTGCPGVYQDEAFKILDDNLPVTLLSFTSDCENDKINFAWSTASEINSDYFEIIETTDFENFNSLAKIPAAGFSSKVINYEYQVVANQGKTYYQLKQYDFDGKWEMLSTIVANCEEKIDKEIQVYPIPANESVNILFPADYTDVRISIIDITGKQILTKDIESISEGEIINLPTSHFPKGTYTVNIISKYSSQAKLIVIN from the coding sequence CATGGTCAATTATTCCAGGAGCTACAAATATTCAATATACAACACCTCCTAATTTAACATCAATTACCTATTATAGGTGTAAAGTTTCTTTTAGTACAGGTTGCCCAGGTGTTTATCAAGACGAAGCTTTCAAAATATTAGACGATAACTTACCCGTTACTTTGCTTTCTTTTACATCTGATTGCGAAAATGACAAAATAAATTTTGCATGGTCAACTGCAAGTGAAATAAACTCCGACTATTTTGAAATTATTGAAACTACAGATTTTGAAAATTTCAATAGTTTAGCAAAGATTCCAGCAGCAGGATTTTCTTCTAAAGTTATAAACTATGAATATCAGGTTGTGGCAAATCAAGGAAAAACATATTATCAATTAAAACAATATGATTTTGATGGAAAGTGGGAAATGTTATCAACTATTGTTGCCAATTGCGAAGAAAAGATAGATAAAGAAATACAAGTTTATCCAATTCCTGCAAATGAGTCTGTAAACATCTTATTTCCAGCTGATTACACAGATGTTCGTATAAGTATTATTGATATTACAGGAAAACAAATTCTAACAAAAGATATTGAAAGTATTTCTGAAGGCGAAATAATAAATTTACCAACATCTCATTTTCCAAAAGGAACATATACTGTAAATATTATTTCAAAATATAGTAGTCAGGCTAAATTAATTGTTATAAACTAA